The sequence AGCCACTCCAGATCAGCGCATATACGGTAGCTGGGATTGAACAATCCGTAAATCCGAAACAACTCCTCTGAAAAAAGTGTGCCTGCATGGCAGAAAGGCAGGCGCCCCCAGTGCCATCGGCAGGCCATCTTTGGGCAAATAGGCTTCACTAATTTCCCTGTGTTTGAGATCACCGTGCCATAGACAATATCTGGGGCTGTGGATTTAATTAGGGCGAGCGCTTCTATTAGGCCCTGGGTTTCCAGTCTGTCGCCAACACCAAGAAAGCAGTAATAGTCATTATTTGGATTTTTGGTGATAGCATGATTCCATGCCTTGTAGATGCCGCTTCCTGGCAGGATGGCTGCTTCTTTTTTGTTGAGGATCTCACTCAGAAGGGTGTCGGTTCCGTCTGTCGAGCCGCCATCCACGATCGCCATGCTCACCCCAGGAACGATGCAGCTCTGCTGTAGCGCATCGATATGGCGGCTGATCTCGCCAGCTTCATTCAGGCATGCCGTGATCAGACAGATTCGTGGCATTAATGGTGGATCGGGTCTTGAGCAGATCTGCTTCTGACTGTTCACACTAGCTTTAGTATCTCGGAATAGCCTAGGCACGGCGGATTCGCTGGTGCAGGCCGGTTTTGGCAGATCCCAGACCTTCCGCGAACCGCTGCTGTCGAGTAGGTCGACAAAAAGCACAGCGAATAACTATTAAAAATATCTAACTTCTTCTTGCAAGGTGCTGAGCGATGGATTGTCTGTGGTTAATGTTAATCGGATTGGGCACTATCGCCACAATTTTATCGTCAATGAAGGCACTGGGGCTCACGCAACGGGCAGTGTTAGCGATTTTCCTTGCGCTGCAGGTCTAGCGGTTGAGATCGAAACCTCTCTCATTGTCCTACCGATTGCTCATGCGGTAGAAATCATGATGGCACTTCAAGGTTTTGATGGTTGCCTAGAAGAGCTCGGGCAACCAATTGCCACTGATGTCTTGTATATCTCTGCGTACATCCCCGCCACCCGCGCCGGAGCCCAGAGCCGCTCGGCCCGCTCCCTAGCCGCAGCCCCCAAGGCACGGCGACGCGATGGATCCTCCAGCACCCAGCGAATTACCGCCGCGAGGGAAGCCGGCTCAAACGGTTTGGCCAGGGCGCCGGTAACGCGGTCGGCCACGATGTCGAGCAAGCCACCGGTGTTGAAGGCCACTACCGGGGTGCAGCAGGCCTGGGCTTCGAGGCCGGTATTGGGCAGGTTCTCCTGGCGGGAGGGGATCACGAACGCATCGGCGGCGCTGTAGAGGGCGCGCAGGCTGAGGTCGTCGTGCAGGTGGCCGGTGTAGTGAACCGGGAAGCCGAGCTGGGGCGGTGCTTGGGGGGCGAGCTGGCCGAACACCACCAGCTGCAGGGTCTGGAGGTTGGGTTCGGTGCGCAGGTGGGCGAGGGCAGCGAGCAGCAGGTCGATGCCCTTGCGCGGATCGCTGCCGCCGCCGATGGCGCCAAACAGCAACAGCGGGCAGTCCTGCGGCAGCCCGAGAAGCTGGCGAGCCAGGCGCTGGTCGATCGGCTGCCAGCTGTCGGTGTCGATCGGATTGGACACCACCGCTACGGGCCAATCGTGCATCAGGGCACTGGCGCGCACGCAACCGGCCAGCCACTGGCTGGGGCACACGATCTGCAGCGGCAGGCGCCAGTGTTTGCGTTTGCGCTGCCAGGTGTGGCGGTTGAGATCGAAGCCGCTCTCGTGGGCCGGGCGGTTGTCGCGCCGGTAGCCATCGCGCCAGCGGTGATCGGTGGTGTAGTGCTCGGCGCCGCAGAAGGCCCACATGTCGTGCAAGGTCCACACGATCGGCTTGCGGATGCGGGCGATATCGGCAATCGAGAGCATCTCGCCCTGCACCCAGTGCAGGTGCACCACATCGGCACCAGAGGCATTGATCCGCTCAGGCCAGCGCGATGGCAACAACGCCGGGGAGTGGATGATCGGGTTGCCCGTGTGCAGCAGCTGACGAAGCGGCGTGGCCAATTGCGGACGGATACGGCTGATGGCCTTGGCCCATTTGCTGGTGGGGCCCTCCACTGTCCAATCGCCCGAGGCGGCCACATTCACCAGCATCTGGGAGTCGATGCCGGAGCTGCGCAGGCCGTGATGGATGCGATAGGCCGCGCGGGCTGCGCCGCCGTAGATGTCGGAGCAGTTGAGCTGGAAAACCTTCAACGGGCTGGCATCGCAGACATCAAACGCATCAAGGCTCGCCCGGCATGTGTGCGGCCTTTGGGGAGGGATTTCACCCAGGGATACACCCACCGGGCCAAGATCTCAGCTCGCTTAGCCGCCTCTTCATCAAGATCTCCAGTACGCCCATAAGCACGGCCATATTTAACCTTCTCACGCGGCTGCAAGCCCATTCCGCGCATCGCTTGATCCCAGCCGATCGAGAGATGGAAGAGTTGGGGCAGGTGGCAGGCAATCACCGGAGCAAAACAGTTGGCGATCAGATAACGGCCGCCGATACGCAGGTGGCTGGCGGTGCTGGCTGCCAGCGCGATCGGATCGGGCACGTGCTCGAACACATCGGTGGCGACCAGCAGGTCGTAGTCACCCGTGAGTTCGGAAACAAAGCGCACGTTGGGCGTATCTGCAGCCAGGGCCATCGCCGCCGGATGGGGATGGGGCTCCACCACCTCCACCGAGGCCTGGGGCAAAGCCGTGCCGATGAAGCGCGCCAGCCCACCGAAACCGCCGCCGAAGTCGGCCACGCGCGCAGGGGCTTGCTCCATAACCCACGCGGTGAACGCCTGCCGAATGGCCAGGCTCTGGGGATCCTGCTCGATGAACAGGCCATTGAGCAGCCACACGGGATCCCGGTAGAAGGCCGTCACGCGCCCATCCATCTGCAGGGGATCACAGCCATGGTCATGCCACTGCTCATCCATCAACTGCCACAGTTGCTGCAGCGAGGGATAGCCCTGGTAGCGCTCGAACACGCTGTGGAGATAGCTGCGCTCCGTTTCTCCAAGGTGCTCGCGAACGGGCGGGGCAACGAGTCGGTTGACCTCAACCATGCCGGCCTCCCCATGCGGAGGCGGCTGGCGTACTGAGCGTTAACGGGGCTTCTGCGCCTCGATGAATAACGACTCGGTGCCCTTGCGCGGCTGGCCATCGGCAGCCAGGTCGAGCGGATGGAAGGGGAAATCGGAATGGTGGCTGGTGGATGCCGTGCAGCGCTCGATCGCCACGAAACCACTGGCACTCAACAAATGCATGAGGCTGTGGGCGTCGTAGAGCCAGTGATGGCGCTCGACCACGCTCATGTTCTGCTCGCGGAAGGCGCGCGGCAGCAGCTTGATCACGGCCAGCATCCAGAGGCGCTCGGCAAAGGCTGGTAGCCGCCGCAGGATCGCGCGCAAGGTGCGCCTTTCGGTGGGCGGGGGGGGAATGCATCAGTTCTTCACCAGCGCGTTCGCGCACGAAGGCCTTGCTGCTTTCGTTTCCCCGGGGATCAGCCTTCAGGCTTTGGTAGTAGCAACCCAATGCTCCGCAGGATTGACGCCGTACACACTGATCCAGCAGCTCCAGCACCATGAAATAGGCCTTCTCGTACTCACCTTGGTCGAGAGGCTGAAGATAATTGCGGCAGAGATTCTTCAGATCGGGCACCACCAGCCTGAGCAGGCCACCGGGTTTAAGAATGCGCCAGCACTGCTGAAGGAATGGTGCCACCAGATCGCGCGGGATGTGCTCTAGAAAGTGGGAAGAGTAGACTAAGCGCGCAGTTACGTCTGCCAAAGGCAAGCGGACAAGAAGATTGGCAGGCTGCACTGCGGAGCTGGTGCTGGCATAATCCAGGTTGAGCCTGTCGGAGCCTTACACATAGACGCCTCCGCAGGCAAAGTTAATGTTTTTTCTCATAGCCTGGCCCATTCATTCTGAAGCGGATTAGATATGCCGAGCGCGTCTTTCGCGCTAAATCGAGATCGATAGAAGACTGAGGGATTCGACCATCGACTTGTCATGGCTAAATTCAAGCGAGGCAGCAAGGCACCTTTTCTGGTATTCAGTATAATTATTGCTGATTTCATTCAGTGCGGTCGCAAGCTCGTGACAATCTCTAACAACCTTCCCTATCCCCTTTCCATTTACGAAGGCATGGGAATGAGAGGCATTGACCACAACTGGCTTCCCGCAAGCCAATGCATCATATAGTTTGCCAGCAGATCCAAGAGCGAGGCGGAGATTGTTATTCGACTGGGAAAATCCTACGAATACAGAGTCTGAACCATTGTAGATCATCCATTTTTTCGAAGAATCTACAAGATCAGTAGAGACGTAAATAGATCCAGTGTAGAGTTTTTCAAGGCTTCTAGCAAGCTCGGCCTGCCTGGGATCTGTGAACCAACCGTGAAGCACTATTGCAAATCTTTTTGGCAAAAGCGGAGCGCAACCAAGCAGAAAATGCAGCAACGTATCTTCATTCAAGGTTCCAACACATAGCAGAATAAAAACACTATCGTCTATGCCGAATCTATCTCTGAAGTATCTAGAATCACTAGAAGGAATTGGCTTCCTTGGCGAATTGTATACCACTGACAACCTTTTTACTCCCAAGCTGGTTCTTAGATAATTGCAACGCATTAAATCTTGCGATATCACCAAATCACACCAATGCGCCCCTAGTCGCTCTAACATTTTCAAAAGGAAATATCTTAAGCGGCTCCGCAATCTCAGTTCGGCGTTGCTATTTTTTTCGAGGAATTCAAGAGAGAAGTAGACTTTCTTAACTTTTACGAACAAAGCGCCTGCAAGGTAGAAGAGTGATTGATGGTCGAAGAAGAATATTAAGTCTGATTTTTTTATAGCACTTCTTAGAATAGAGAATTTGCCAAAAACATCAAGTTTTCGCGCCTCTTCAGGCGGAATGCCTAATAAGCAGCCTCTTAGATGCGAAGGAAAAGGAAATCGGTCAAGGTCGGCATTTGGGGCGTAGATGACAACTCTCCAGCCTTCTTCGGCAAAAAGGCTAGCGGCGTTTAGCAATGGCGTCGATATTCCAGCCCAGGAATATCGAGCAATCATAACAACGGTTCTATGCGATGTTGGTAGTTGAGGAGTAATCAACGGAAATGCTGCAAAACAATAGTTGCGACTCTGCTTATCTGGCAATCCGTGAGAGCAAGTCCACTTGGCAAATACAAACCAGAGGCAGATAGACCCTCTGCAATGGGCAGTTCTACTCCTTCAAATAAGCCCTGCTTCAGAAATACTGGCTGTCTGTGAATAGGGAAAAAGAATGGCCTTGTGCCAATCCCTGCTTCACTGAGATACTCGATTAAGCCGGAACGGCTAAGACTGGAATTGTTTAGAACAATGGCAAAAACCCAGTAGAGGTTGGCGGCATAAGGTAGTTGCCCCAGAGGAAGCTGAAGCCCGACAACATTGGAAAAATACTCGGAGTAGTTCACGCCAATCTGTCGCTTTCTTACCAGCGAGGCATCAAGGTTCTCCAGTTGCGCCAACCCCAATGCCGCCTGAATATTCGTCATCCGGTAATTCCACCCCAGCTCTTCGTGCACGAAACGCTGCTTAGCCTGAAAGCAAAGGTTGCGGAGCGAACGGCAGCGCTCGGCTAAGGCGGGGTCGTCAGTGACGCACATCCCCCCTTCACCAGTGGTGATGTGCTTATTGGGATAGAAGCTGAAGGTGCTGATGTGGCCAAAGGAACCGCAGGGTTTGCCCCTGTAGGTGCCACCGATCAGTTCCGCGGCATCTTCGATTACGGCCAAGCCGTGGCGGTCGGCCAGATCGAGGATCGGATCCATATCTACAGGCAGACCGTAGATGTGCACAACCATGATCGCGGCGGTGCGGGGGGTGATGGCGGCGGCCACCTGTTCGGGCACCATGTTCCAGGTGTCGGGGTCGGCGTCGACCACCACGGGGGTGGCGCCGGCGCGCACGATGGCGGCGGCGCAAGAGATGATCGTGAAGGTGGGCAGAATTACCTCGTCGCCGGGGCCCAGCTTGAGAGCAGCCACGGCGATGTCGAGGGCGGCGCTGCCGTTGGCGCAGGCGATGCCGTGCTGGCGACCCACCCGGCGGCTGAAGGCTTCCTCGAACTGGCTCACGAACGGGCCTTCAGAGGAGATCCAGCCGGTGTTGAGGCACTCCATCACCAGCTCTTTTTCCCGCTCGCCGATTACGGGTTCGTTGACGGGGATGAAGTCAGTCATCGCTTGCGCAGCACCAGGCACACGCCCCAGGTGGCCTCCGATGGCGCGGCACCAGTGAGCCATTCCTCGGCGGTGAGGCGCTCGAAGCCGGCGGCTTCTGCCAGGAGGTCGAGCTCGGGGAGGGAGAAGTGGCGCATCGGGTGCGTTTCCTCGAAGGAGTGGAAGGCGCCGGTGGTGAGGTCTTGGGCCATCACGGTGTAGTGCACATCCACGCGGTTGGCGTTGGGGTGGAGTGTGGGCTCGGCGATGCGGGTGATGGCGAGATCGGTGGTTTGCAGGCGCTTGACGCGCAGTTCGGGCCGCCGGGCGGCCACGGCGGGGGAGTACCACACGTCGAACAAGAACAGGCCGCCTGAATCGAGGTGGTGGGCGGCGTTGGCAAACACGGCCTGCACGGCGGGGTTGGTGGTTTGGTAACTCACCACATGGAACAACGCGAGAACCGCGTTGAAGCGCCGCGGCAGCTGGGTGGTGGTGATGTCGCCCTGCTGGCAGCTGAAGCCTTCGGCCTGCTGGGCGGCGGCCACCATGGCGGCGCTGCGCTCGAGGCCATGGACGCGGTAGCCGCGGGAGGCGAGCAGGCAGCCGTGGCGCCCGGTGCCGGAGCCGTAATCGAGCAGGTCGCGGCCAGCGATGCCGTGGCGCTGGAGCAGCTGATCCACATAGGCGGCTTCAGCGGCGGAGTCTTTCCCCTGATAGAGGAGGTCGTAGTAGCGGCTGCTGAGCTCGAAGGGCTGGCTCATGGCTTGATCATGGCATGGAGCTTACGTACCTCAAGCACCCAGCATTTCTGCGAAAACATTAGATCGATTTTGGGCATGATACTGCTCGATTACAGCCGTTGAGTTTTTCCAAGGAGCACCTGATAAGCCCACAACAAGGCGTAGCCAGAGCGTCTTGAAAGCCTGCAAAGCATGGTTTTGCTCATACTCCACATGGCTGGGCAGCAGTGGGTTGATGTCACCCACCAAGCTCCTGTTTAACTTCTTCAGCAAAATTTCCTCCACGTTGGCGCGCGTGAACGATGGGGCCGTACTTCCCAGGTAGTGCTGAAAGCAAGCAAGAATCGCTGCATCATCAAGATCGAGTCGATCAAAGGCCTGGCCTAGATCAAACAGATCTCGATCTTTACGTCGCTGCAGTAAGGCCCGAAACTTGGTGGCAATCAACTCCTCAGCGACATAAGAAAGCAGATTTGCGTTTCCGCTAAACCAAGGGTTTTCGAGCGTGAAAGGGTAATGGGCCAGATGAAGGCAAGCCTGGTGTTCCAGGGTATTGATTTCAATCTTGAGTCTTCGAGTTTCTTCTCCGACTGCGCCAACTGGCGAATAGAGATAGAGCAGTTTGATCGTCTGGCCACTCTGCTTCACATCGCGATCAAGGCCCAGCCACTGCAGTGCATCACCGATGGCCTGCAGCAGCGGCTTGATGGGGCCTGGCTGCAAAAAGATCAGGTCGATATCTTCTGAATAGCGCAGAGGCTCGGGCATCAACAGCTTGTGGATCGCTGTGCCACCTCGAAAAGCCAACCGCTCTTGCAGACCAGGGTGGCTGAAGAGATCGTGCAGTGCCCGTGAAATGATGAGATCCTGCTCCACCTGGCGAGGATCCGGCCATGGTGCCTGGAGCGCCCAGGCCTGAACGAACCCTTCAGGTATCAATCGTCAAGCTCCAGGCTGTGATTCACGATCACCTTCCATGTCGTATCTCTGGTAGTCATCGGCATGTCATCAGCCAACAAAGGATCGGCCTCTGGAGGGCTAAGCGGCACCCAATTTTTGGAGACAGCGGCAAAGGGCTGGAGCGCTTCAGCCAGGTGTGGATGCCCCAGCGTTTGCAGAAGGTAGCCCAGGCGGCGGATCGTGGTGCTTTCCAGCCATGGGGCCAACTCAGCAAGTCGATCGGGCCGTGCCTGGTCTGCCAGATCCTTGACGATCTGGGCGGCATGGTCGATCCCACCCAGCTGCCGCACGTAGCGGAGGCAGTCGGCAAGGGTGAGCTCGATGCCGGCCATGGTCGCGTATCCCCGCGGTGTGGGGATCACATCGATCAAGGGGGGGCGGTTCACAGCGGCGAACAGCTCGGGCTGCTGATGCAGAAAGCGCACCTGCACACGACCCTTCTGAATCGGCCTCAGCAGGCGTGGCGTGATCACCTGCACAGCCATTGCAGCCTGATGGCTGGATCCATGCAGGGCAGCAGCACGCCAGAGGGAAACCCGGTAGGCATTGCCCAGGAACTGCATCAGCGGATCGAGCCAGTGCATGGGATCTGGAAGTCCATAGATACCGTCTTCAGGCCGCAGCAGCACATAGAAGCCGGGGTGGAGCCGGGCGATGGATCCATTGCGAAG is a genomic window of Cyanobium sp. Tous-M-B4 containing:
- a CDS encoding bifunctional 2-polyprenyl-6-hydroxyphenol methylase/3-demethylubiquinol 3-O-methyltransferase UbiG; its protein translation is MVEVNRLVAPPVREHLGETERSYLHSVFERYQGYPSLQQLWQLMDEQWHDHGCDPLQMDGRVTAFYRDPVWLLNGLFIEQDPQSLAIRQAFTAWVMEQAPARVADFGGGFGGLARFIGTALPQASVEVVEPHPHPAAMALAADTPNVRFVSELTGDYDLLVATDVFEHVPDPIALAASTASHLRIGGRYLIANCFAPVIACHLPQLFHLSIGWDQAMRGMGLQPREKVKYGRAYGRTGDLDEEAAKRAEILARWVYPWVKSLPKGRTHAGRALMRLMSAMPAR
- a CDS encoding DegT/DnrJ/EryC1/StrS aminotransferase family protein, which encodes MTDFIPVNEPVIGEREKELVMECLNTGWISSEGPFVSQFEEAFSRRVGRQHGIACANGSAALDIAVAALKLGPGDEVILPTFTIISCAAAIVRAGATPVVVDADPDTWNMVPEQVAAAITPRTAAIMVVHIYGLPVDMDPILDLADRHGLAVIEDAAELIGGTYRGKPCGSFGHISTFSFYPNKHITTGEGGMCVTDDPALAERCRSLRNLCFQAKQRFVHEELGWNYRMTNIQAALGLAQLENLDASLVRKRQIGVNYSEYFSNVVGLQLPLGQLPYAANLYWVFAIVLNNSSLSRSGLIEYLSEAGIGTRPFFFPIHRQPVFLKQGLFEGVELPIAEGLSASGLYLPSGLALTDCQISRVATIVLQHFR
- a CDS encoding type IV toxin-antitoxin system AbiEi family antitoxin, whose protein sequence is MADCLLRLQAEGRQCISAGELRHRLGGSQPALAACITRQLRNGSIARLHPGFYVLLRPEDGIYGLPDPMHWLDPLMQFLGNAYRVSLWRAAALHGSSHQAAMAVQVITPRLLRPIQKGRVQVRFLHQQPELFAAVNRPPLIDVIPTPRGYATMAGIELTLADCLRYVRQLGGIDHAAQIVKDLADQARPDRLAELAPWLESTTIRRLGYLLQTLGHPHLAEALQPFAAVSKNWVPLSPPEADPLLADDMPMTTRDTTWKVIVNHSLELDD
- a CDS encoding glycosyltransferase family 4 protein, whose product is MKVFQLNCSDIYGGAARAAYRIHHGLRSSGIDSQMLVNVAASGDWTVEGPTSKWAKAISRIRPQLATPLRQLLHTGNPIIHSPALLPSRWPERINASGADVVHLHWVQGEMLSIADIARIRKPIVWTLHDMWAFCGAEHYTTDHRWRDGYRRDNRPAHESGFDLNRHTWQRKRKHWRLPLQIVCPSQWLAGCVRASALMHDWPVAVVSNPIDTDSWQPIDQRLARQLLGLPQDCPLLLFGAIGGGSDPRKGIDLLLAALAHLRTEPNLQTLQLVVFGQLAPQAPPQLGFPVHYTGHLHDDLSLRALYSAADAFVIPSRQENLPNTGLEAQACCTPVVAFNTGGLLDIVADRVTGALAKPFEPASLAAVIRWVLEDPSRRRALGAAARERAERLWAPARVAGMYAEIYKTSVAIGCPSSSRQPSKP
- a CDS encoding class I SAM-dependent methyltransferase translates to MSQPFELSSRYYDLLYQGKDSAAEAAYVDQLLQRHGIAGRDLLDYGSGTGRHGCLLASRGYRVHGLERSAAMVAAAQQAEGFSCQQGDITTTQLPRRFNAVLALFHVVSYQTTNPAVQAVFANAAHHLDSGGLFLFDVWYSPAVAARRPELRVKRLQTTDLAITRIAEPTLHPNANRVDVHYTVMAQDLTTGAFHSFEETHPMRHFSLPELDLLAEAAGFERLTAEEWLTGAAPSEATWGVCLVLRKR
- a CDS encoding nucleotidyl transferase AbiEii/AbiGii toxin family protein, which gives rise to MEQDLIISRALHDLFSHPGLQERLAFRGGTAIHKLLMPEPLRYSEDIDLIFLQPGPIKPLLQAIGDALQWLGLDRDVKQSGQTIKLLYLYSPVGAVGEETRRLKIEINTLEHQACLHLAHYPFTLENPWFSGNANLLSYVAEELIATKFRALLQRRKDRDLFDLGQAFDRLDLDDAAILACFQHYLGSTAPSFTRANVEEILLKKLNRSLVGDINPLLPSHVEYEQNHALQAFKTLWLRLVVGLSGAPWKNSTAVIEQYHAQNRSNVFAEMLGA
- a CDS encoding glycosyltransferase, encoding MNSQKQICSRPDPPLMPRICLITACLNEAGEISRHIDALQQSCIVPGVSMAIVDGGSTDGTDTLLSEILNKKEAAILPGSGIYKAWNHAITKNPNNDYYCFLGVGDRLETQGLIEALALIKSTAPDIVYGTVISNTGKLVKPICPKMACRWHWGRLPFCHAGTLFSEELFRIYGLFNPSYRICADLEWLLRAGKAAIQHERELSFGSTSSILACMRRGGISFDRTHFNCVISETQRAHETHQIPISPKRKLYFQWRQVNNRLFGAG